CGACGTGGTGGCCGAGGACGTGCGGCTCGACGCGTCCACCGCGACGGTGAGCCGCTTCACCGTCGAACGACAACGCTAGCCGGAAGACCCGCCACCGCTTCGGCCCACGGGATCACGCGAACGAGCGGCCCATCCACCAGTGCCCGAGGCGTCCGGATCGGTGCTGGACCAGAACTCCACGCACGCGCGGATGAACTCCTCGGCGGTGAGGTGACCGTCGCCATCGGCGTCGAGGTGCGCGAACGCCTCGGCCGCCTCGGCCTCGGTCAAGCCAGGGAAGTGCCCTCGCAGGAACACCGCGTACTCGTCCGGGCTCACCCGGCCGTCGACGTCGGTGTCGGCGATGGCCAGGGACGCCTCCGCGAGCGCGTCGACGCTGGCACGTGCGGCCTCCGGGTCGTCGGACAGCGAACCGGTGGAGCTGACGAACTGCTCGCGTGAGATGGCGTCACCCCCGCCGGGATGTGCGGCAGGTGCAGGTCGTGCCAGATCCGCAGGTTCCAGGCCAGGTGCCGGACGGTGTGGTGGTGGCCGAGGATGGCGGCGGTGCGTTGGGTGGCCAGCAGGGTGGCGTGCTCGGCCTCCAGCCGAGCCAACGCAGCCGTGGGGTCGGGCAACGGGTGCGGGTGCACACCGGGCGCGGGCGGCTTGGGCGACAGGAGCGCGCGGTGGGGGTCCAGGAGGCGGTCGGCGGCGTGGGCGGTGTGCAGGTGGAAGTCCACCACCCGGGTCAGGGCCGCTTCCCGCACGTGCTCGGGCAGGGTGGTGTCCGCGGCGTAGCGGCGGACCAGGTCGTGCATCGCGTAGCGGCCACCGGGCCGCCGTTCCAGTAGCGAGGCGTTCTCCAGCCCGCTCAGCGTCCTGCGGGCGAGGCGGTCGGGCAGGCCGGTGAGGGCGGCGGTGGCGGGCGGGGTGGGTGTCCGGGCCGGGGGCGATGCCCAGCAGCACGAACACGGTGCGCTGGGTGTCGGTGAGGTGGCGCAGGGACCAGGACAGCACGGTGGGCAGGCTGGCGGACAGGTCGATGTCGTGGTCGAGCGCCTCCAGCCCGAGGTCGCGCAGCTCGGCGGCGGCCTCGGCCAACGCGATGTCGGGATGGGGCCCGGCGGTGCGCGCGATGATCGACAACGCCAGCGGGTGGCCCCCACACAGCCCGATCAACTCCTCCACCGCCTCGGGTTCGGCGGCGACGCGGTCGGCGCCCAGGCGGGCGGCCAGCAGGCCGCGGGCCTCCTCCGGGGACAGGACGTCCAGCGGTAGGTGGCGGGCGCCGTACCGGTCGATCAGCGAGGCCAGCCGGTGACGACCGGTAACCAGCACCGTGCAGGACGGCGAGCCGGGCAGCAGCGGGACGACCTGGTTGGCGGTGGCAGCGTTGTCCAGCATGATGAGCATCCGCCGCCCGGCCACCAGGCTGCGGTACAGCGCGGCCTGGGCGTCGAGGAACCCGCGCACCGCCACCGCCGGCTCCACCGGCTCGCCGGTGGGACTGAACCCACGCAGGTCCACGAACAACTGCCCGTCGGGAACCGCTCCAGCCGGCGGTGCGCCCACGCCAGCGCCAGCCAGGTCTTGCCGATGCCCCCGACACCGCCGATCGCCGACACCAACACCGTCGCTCCCTGCCCCGAACCCGCTGGGTCGGCGGGCGCTGTGGTGGCGGTCAACACGCGGTCCAGCCTGGCCAGCTCCGCGCTCCGCCCGGCGAACAAGGCCGGCGAGGCGGGCAACTGCCGCGGCACCACCGGCGCGGGCGGCAGCGGCGCGGCGTGCAGCGTCACGTCGCCGTGCACCGCACCAGCCTGCACCACCACGCCCACGGTCCCCGACACCATGTTGCGGACCTGCGCCGGGCCGTCGTCACCCGCGTCGGGCGGCGGGTCCTCCGACGCGGGGTCGTCGGGCTGCCGCAGCTCGGGCGTCACCACCGCGGGCACCTCCCGTTCCGGCCGCCAGTCGATGGCGCACAGCGTGGCACCGCCCCGCCGCTGCGCCGGCCGGCGGCGGCGGAATTCACCCGACCGGCATCGGCTTACCCGCATAACGACGGCTCCACCGGCCCGGACGTCGGGCGACCGGACCACTGCGCCGCTGACAGGCGACCGACGCCCCGCCCCTGACACTCCGATGACGCCTCGCAGCCAGGTGCTCGCCCAGATCAAGGCCGACGAGTCGCTGCACTCGATCCCCGTGATCGTGCTGACCTCCTCGCAGGCCGAGGCCGACGTGCTGGCCAGCTTCAGCAGCCACGCCAACGCCTACATCACCAAGCCCCTGACCGCCGAGGACTTCGCCGCCGCCACCGTCTCGGACAGCGTGTCGCACACCGGGATGCCCAGCCGCGCGCGTGCCAGATCAAGTACCTGTTGCGCTCGGGGTTCGCACAGCCCGGTGGGCACCCCAGCACCACACGCTCGAGGGTCGTCCCGATCAGCAGCTCGTATTCGACGTTCGTCGTGAAGCCGGCAACAGCACGACGTCGCGAGGAATCCAGAACATCGCCGCGCCCGCCGACCCGATCATCGCCAGCTCGGCGTTGACCTGGTCGGCGTACTCGCTTGCCCGGACTCCGCCTCGGGACCTCGGGGTCAGCATTACTAACGGCTCGTCCCCGCGCACCCGGCCTCGATCAGCTCGATCGCCCGTGGCCGCCACGAGCGGATCGTCCCGGCCACGGCCGTGGGCCCGAGCAGCATCACCGACGGCCGACCGGCCGGGATCGGCTCGCGGGCGTAGACCACCTCGACCGACATCAGCCGACCTCCCAACACCAGTTCGAACACCTTCGCGAAACGCGACATCCCGCGCCGGGACACGGCCGACTGCGCGGGGAACGCGTTGGTCCTCGTATTGCTTCGAAAGTGTCCGCTTGCCTGCACTTCAAGTCGCTGACCAGCGGGCTTGCCGCCCAACGGAAAGCAACCGCGTACTTTCGGTTCAATAGCAGTCGGCCCTGACGCCTCCGCGCGAATCCGGGCTGACCACCGCCAGGCGACGAGGTCGTCGGCGCCGGGCCCACTGGAGGGCTGCTTCCACGATGGCGTCCGGCCGCCACGAGATCACCGGGCTTCCGGCCTCGGGCGTCGGGCCGGCCAGGAACAGGTACGGCTGTTCGGGCAAGGGCTCACGCGCCATCACCACGTCGACGTGGTCGGCCAGGCCGAGGTGGACGAGCCGGAGGCACAGGTCTGCAGGAATCACGCCGCCACCGCCTCGACATCGCCGGTGCGGGCGTGGGCGGCGGCCAGTGCGGCCTCGACCACGGCGCGGACGACGTGTTGCGGTGTCCACGGCAAGGGCAAACCGTCGCCGTGTTCGCGGGGGACCCGATGCTCGCGCACTACGTCGCCGACACCGTGAGCTGGGCCGCGGTGGGCGCCCGCACCGTCGCCAGCCAGCCGCACCGGCACCTGGCGTCCTGGCTGCCGATGCCCGTGGGCATGAAGAACTCCGTCTCGGGCCGCCTGGACACCGCCGTCGACGCCATCCGCGCCGCCGGGCTGCCACACGCGTTCGCCGGGGTGGCGCCGGACGGGTGCCTCACCACTCTGCGGAGAGCGGGCAACCCGGACGCCCACCTGGTGCTGCGCGGCGGGTCCACGCCGAACTACGACGCCCCGAGCGTCGCCAGGGCCCTGGACGCCCTGGCTTCCGCCGCCCTGCCGGCCCGCGTGGTGGTCGACGCGTCGCGCGGCAACAGCGGCAAGGACCACAACCGGCAGCCGGTGGTCGTGGCCGACCTGGCGGACCAGGTGGCCGACGGCAACGAGGCCCTGGTCGTCGTGATGATCGAGTCCTACCTCGCTGGCGGGAACCAGAGCCCGACGGCGAGCCCGCTGCGACCGGACGTGAGCATTACCGACGCCTGCCCGGGCCGGGACCGCACCACCCCGTTGCCGACCACGCTCGCCCAGGCCGCACGCCGCCGTTGGACCCGCTGATCCCCTCTGGACGGATCTCGAACACCCTTCGGTGGCGGTGAACCCGCCGTGCGGCCGGGACGCGCGATGTCAAACGGTGATGTTGTACCTGATGGAGCAGTCGTTCCGCGTGCTGTTGGTGCAGACCCAGAGGTTGGCCCTCTTGCTGTCGTCGACGTTGAAGCCGCGGTACTCGCAGGGGTCCGGGGCGCCGTTGCCGTCGATGAGGACGTGGGTGTTCCCGCCGATCACCTCAAGGATGCCCACGGCGGTGCCGTTCTGCCGCGAGTTGTCGCAGACGAGCATCCTGTTGCCCACCGGTTCCCACCCCGCCATGTCACCGAAGCGATTGCTGACCGTCTGGTAGACCACGGCCGACGCTGTCGTGGAAAACCCCAACAAGGCGGCGACGACGATCAGGACACCGATCGAACCCATGCGTAAGCGCACTGCGCAGTCCTCTCCTGGCTGACATCGGTCGAAGAACCCGGTCAGCATACGAACTACTCGCCCAGCTCGTGAGGTAGCCGCCGCCGGGCCGGGAAGTGGTCGCTCGGCGTGACCAAGAGGGCGTATCGCCTGGGCCGTTCGCTACCGACCGTCACTGCGGGTATCGCCGTGCAGGACGTCCTGTACTTGCGCGGCCTTGTCTGTGTACGTTCCGACACGGACCTGGGAGCGCTCCCAGACAGCTGTTCGACACGAAGAAGCAAGGGCTCAGTGAGGCGCTCCACCGCCGTTCTTGCGGCCTGCGCGGCGGTCTTCGGCTGCGGCGACGATGTTGCCGCAAGCGACGGCCGCCGCCCAGGGCTGCAAGGTGGACTACGCCGTCACCAGTCAGTGGCAGGGCGGGTTCCAGGGCTCGATCAAGATCACCAACCTCGGGGACCCGATCAGCGGCTGGTCGCTCGGGGTCGTCTTCCCGAACTCCGCGCAGCGGATCACCCGGGGCTGGAACGCCACGTGGACGCAGTCCGGCTCCACGGCCACCGCCACCAACGTCGACTGGAACCGGTCGCTGAGCACCGGCGGGTCCACCGACCTCGGTTTCGTCGGCTCGTGGTCCGGCAGCAACCCCGTGCCCACCTCGTTCACGCTCAACGGCGTGGCGTGCACCGGGTCGCCCACCACGACGTCCACCACCACGACCACCACGACGCCGCCGGTCCCGCGCACCCCGGTGGAGGTCAACGGCCAGCTGCGCGCGTCTGCGGCGTCAACCTGTGCAACCAGTACAACCGCCCGATCCAGCTGCGCGGCATGAGCACGCACGGGATCCAGTGGTTCGACAAGTGCTACAACAACGACTCGTTGAACG
This region of Saccharothrix longispora genomic DNA includes:
- a CDS encoding EF-hand domain-containing protein translates to MDLRGFSPTGEPVEPAVAVRGFLDAQAALYRSLVAGRRMLIMLDNAATANQVVPLLPGSPSCTVLVTGRHRLASLIDRYGARHLPLDVLSPEEARGLLAARLGADRVAAEPEAVEELIGLCGGHPLALSIIARTAGPHPDIALAEAAAELRDLGLEALDHDIDLSASLPTVLSWSLRHLTDTQRTVFVLLGIAPGPDTHPARHRRPHRPARPPRPQDAERAGERLATGTAARWPLRDARPGPPLRRGHHPARARAGSGPDPGGGLPPAHRPRRRPPPGPPPRAPVAQAARARCAPAPVARPHGCVGSAGGRARHPAGHPTHRRHPRPPPHRPAPGLEPADLARPAPAAHPGGGDAISREQFVSSTGSLSDDPEAARASVDALAEASLAIADTDVDGRVSPDEYAVFLRGHFPGLTEAEAAEAFAHLDADGDGHLTAEEFIRACVEFWSSTDPDASGTGGWAARSRDPVGRSGGGSSG
- a CDS encoding 3-deoxy-7-phosphoheptulonate synthase, with the protein product MFAGDPMLAHYVADTVSWAAVGARTVASQPHRHLASWLPMPVGMKNSVSGRLDTAVDAIRAAGLPHAFAGVAPDGCLTTLRRAGNPDAHLVLRGGSTPNYDAPSVARALDALASAALPARVVVDASRGNSGKDHNRQPVVVADLADQVADGNEALVVVMIESYLAGGNQSPTASPLRPDVSITDACPGRDRTTPLPTTLAQAARRRWTR
- a CDS encoding cellulose-binding domain-containing protein produces the protein MLPQATAAAQGCKVDYAVTSQWQGGFQGSIKITNLGDPISGWSLGVVFPNSAQRITRGWNATWTQSGSTATATNVDWNRSLSTGGSTDLGFVGSWSGSNPVPTSFTLNGVACTGSPTTTSTTTTTTTPPVPRTPVEVNGQLRASAASTCATSTTARSSCAA